A single region of the Thermoanaerobacterium aotearoense genome encodes:
- a CDS encoding aminopeptidase, which translates to MESGELKDIEKRFGYKSKNGWLKVSDEEKEKIFEYAEDYKAFIGECKTEREVADRIIKVAEENGFINLETATNLKPGTKVYYNNKGKSVILAVIGKDSVRNGFKAAAAHIDSPRIDLKPNPLYEDSGLALFKTHYYGGIKKYQWVTIPLALHGVVIKESGEKVVFKVGEDEKDPVLYITDLLPHLGKDQMEKKAADVVTGEALNPVIGNIPLSEDVSVKPNLLKILNEKYGIVEEDFISAELELVPAHKPRDIGFDRSLIGAYGQDDRICAYDVLRAILDVDNPEKTAVAIFADKEEIGSMGNTGLQSRFFENAIAEILEKQEGSTDIKLRAAMRNAELLSADVNAGFDPLYPDVSEKLNSSYIGHGVCLTKYTGSRGKSGSNDANAEFVAKVRKVFNENNVVWQTGELGKVDIGGGGTVALYAANYGMEVIDCGIALLSMHSPYELSSKLDLYMGYKAYRSFLLSK; encoded by the coding sequence ATGGAGAGTGGCGAATTAAAAGACATCGAAAAAAGATTTGGATACAAAAGCAAAAATGGATGGCTTAAAGTAAGCGATGAAGAAAAGGAAAAGATATTTGAGTACGCAGAAGATTACAAAGCATTCATAGGAGAGTGTAAGACGGAAAGAGAAGTTGCAGACAGAATAATAAAGGTTGCTGAAGAAAATGGCTTTATAAACTTAGAAACAGCTACAAACTTAAAGCCAGGCACAAAGGTGTACTATAACAATAAAGGCAAATCGGTAATATTAGCTGTTATCGGAAAAGATTCTGTTCGCAATGGATTTAAAGCTGCAGCCGCTCATATAGATTCACCAAGGATTGATTTGAAGCCAAATCCACTATACGAAGATAGTGGTCTTGCATTGTTTAAGACACATTATTACGGGGGGATTAAGAAGTACCAGTGGGTTACGATACCATTGGCACTGCACGGAGTTGTCATAAAAGAAAGTGGCGAAAAAGTAGTTTTTAAAGTCGGAGAAGATGAAAAAGATCCTGTGCTGTACATAACTGATTTACTGCCGCATCTTGGAAAAGATCAGATGGAGAAAAAAGCTGCTGACGTAGTCACAGGAGAAGCATTGAACCCAGTCATAGGAAATATCCCTTTGTCTGAAGACGTTTCTGTAAAGCCAAATTTATTGAAGATTTTAAACGAAAAGTATGGGATAGTGGAAGAAGATTTTATAAGTGCTGAGTTGGAATTGGTGCCAGCGCATAAACCAAGGGATATAGGCTTTGACAGAAGCTTGATAGGAGCTTATGGGCAAGACGATAGGATATGCGCTTATGATGTGCTTAGGGCTATATTAGATGTTGACAATCCTGAAAAGACTGCTGTAGCTATATTTGCTGACAAAGAAGAAATAGGAAGCATGGGAAATACAGGATTGCAGTCCAGATTTTTTGAAAATGCTATAGCGGAAATATTAGAAAAGCAGGAAGGCAGCACTGATATAAAGCTTAGAGCAGCTATGAGGAATGCGGAATTGTTATCTGCAGATGTAAATGCTGGTTTTGATCCGTTATATCCTGACGTAAGCGAAAAGCTTAATAGCTCATATATAGGACATGGCGTGTGCCTTACGAAGTACACAGGTTCAAGGGGAAAAAGTGGATCAAATGACGCAAATGCTGAATTTGTGGCAAAGGTGAGGAAGGTATTTAATGAAAACAATGTAGTATGGCAGACAGGAGAGCTTGGAAAAGTAGACATTGGAGGCGGAGGAACTGTCGCACTTTACGCGGCAAATTATGGCATGGAAGTCATTGACTGTGGAATTGCACTTTTAAGCATGCATTCACCTTATGAATTGTCATCAAAACTTGACCTGTACATGGGGTATAAAGCGTATAGATCATTCCTTTTAAGCAAGTAA
- a CDS encoding CAP domain-containing protein translates to MKKNLKYYATFAVISLSMISSFSIAEASYSFGTYTNNNVVYNVATTSKPTMPNYSVFNTATVKINYLQTNNTNAWYNNNYWWTTMNNSTANVNQTTINAKKTVASTAASANNSSSNAAGSAKNSSTQQDYQGLSAQEKQLVDLINSERTSRGLSPLAIDETLSKVARIKAEDMRDNNYFSHTSPTYGSPFDMMKEFGISYNAAAENIALNSDVVSAHYALMNSSGHRENILNPYFNKVGVGVVSNSTGNGVIVVEMFINQ, encoded by the coding sequence GTGAAAAAAAATCTAAAGTATTATGCAACATTTGCAGTAATTTCATTGTCCATGATTAGCTCTTTTAGTATTGCAGAAGCTTCGTATTCCTTTGGAACATATACAAACAACAATGTTGTCTACAATGTGGCGACAACTTCAAAACCTACCATGCCAAATTACTCTGTATTTAATACAGCCACAGTAAAAATAAATTATTTGCAAACAAATAATACAAACGCTTGGTACAATAACAATTATTGGTGGACTACAATGAATAATAGCACTGCAAATGTAAATCAAACGACAATTAATGCAAAAAAAACTGTCGCATCTACGGCTGCATCAGCCAACAATTCATCTTCCAATGCCGCAGGAAGCGCTAAAAATAGCAGCACACAACAAGATTATCAAGGATTATCAGCACAAGAAAAACAGTTGGTGGATCTCATAAATAGTGAAAGAACATCAAGAGGTTTGAGTCCCCTTGCTATCGATGAAACCCTGTCAAAAGTAGCCAGAATTAAAGCTGAAGACATGAGGGACAACAACTATTTTTCTCATACGTCGCCTACTTATGGCTCGCCATTTGATATGATGAAAGAATTTGGCATAAGTTACAACGCCGCTGCGGAAAACATAGCACTAAACAGCGATGTCGTAAGTGCCCATTACGCATTGATGAATTCCAGCGGCCATAGAGAAAATATCTTAAACCCTTATTTCAATAAAGTCGGCGTCGGTGTTGTCTCAAACAGCACTGGAAACGGCGTAATTGTGGTAGAAATGTTTATAAATCAATAA
- a CDS encoding DUF3343 domain-containing protein codes for MRYGILVFYSYQHAVLCDKVLRQNNIPVEFIPTPRSIMNSCSHSLKFALEYVNIVKLTVQRINIPYKGIYEVEKTYNGYTVIGVR; via the coding sequence ATGAGATATGGGATATTAGTCTTTTATTCTTATCAACATGCAGTATTGTGCGACAAAGTATTGAGGCAGAACAATATACCTGTAGAGTTTATACCGACGCCACGCTCTATAATGAATAGCTGCAGCCATTCTTTAAAATTTGCATTAGAGTACGTCAACATTGTAAAATTAACAGTACAAAGAATAAATATCCCTTATAAAGGGATATATGAGGTAGAAAAAACATATAATGGGTACACTGTCATAGGTGTTCGTTAG
- a CDS encoding sensor histidine kinase: MASKFEYDKKLDNIVEKTIEVIGSSKEQISEILERTRNEYHLLEEQINELKVKVRSVIKEVEQLERKEKSSKLKLAYVSQRFGNISEDAIREAYEEAKEIQVALILKRQEEKDLIARRNELERKLVEYRAIVEKAEKLSTQIGVALDYLTGDLTKLHNQYEELKDRQLLNIRIIEAQEDERKRIAREIHDGPAQSMANVILKAELCEKLISKDTEKAKDELKNLKDIAHLSLKEVRKIIYDLRPSVLDDLGLIPAVSKYINEFKNDTGINVDFVTLSEHKRLKPEIEITCFRVIQEALTNIRKHSKAKNAVIRLEFGDRFISIIIKDDGIGFEKTFKDNKFGLLGMRERVQILNGKFEINSSPNEGTQIYISIPLGGDKCND; this comes from the coding sequence AATGAGTACCATCTCTTAGAAGAGCAGATAAACGAGCTAAAAGTCAAGGTCAGATCGGTTATAAAAGAGGTAGAACAACTTGAAAGAAAAGAGAAAAGCTCCAAGCTAAAACTGGCTTATGTAAGCCAGCGATTTGGCAACATTAGCGAAGACGCAATAAGAGAAGCTTATGAAGAAGCTAAGGAGATTCAGGTGGCGCTTATCTTAAAAAGGCAGGAAGAAAAAGACCTTATAGCAAGAAGAAATGAGCTGGAAAGAAAGCTTGTTGAGTACAGAGCGATTGTAGAAAAAGCAGAAAAACTTTCCACACAGATAGGCGTTGCACTTGATTACTTGACAGGCGATTTGACAAAACTTCACAATCAGTATGAAGAGCTAAAAGACAGGCAACTTCTCAACATACGCATAATAGAAGCTCAAGAAGATGAGAGGAAAAGGATCGCCAGGGAGATCCACGATGGTCCTGCGCAGTCTATGGCAAATGTAATATTAAAAGCGGAGCTGTGCGAGAAGTTAATAAGCAAAGATACAGAAAAAGCGAAAGATGAGCTTAAAAACCTTAAAGACATAGCACACTTATCTCTAAAAGAAGTGAGAAAGATTATTTACGATTTAAGGCCGTCTGTTCTCGATGATTTAGGCTTAATACCTGCTGTATCAAAGTACATAAACGAATTTAAAAATGATACTGGAATAAATGTCGATTTTGTCACTTTATCAGAACATAAAAGATTAAAGCCTGAAATAGAGATAACCTGTTTTAGAGTCATTCAGGAAGCCTTGACAAACATTCGGAAGCATTCGAAGGCGAAGAATGCTGTGATACGCTTAGAGTTTGGCGATCGCTTTATAAGCATAATTATAAAAGACGACGGCATAGGATTTGAAAAAACATTTAAAGATAATAAATTTGGGTTATTGGGGATGCGGGAGAGAGTTCAGATATTAAACGGGAAATTTGAGATAAACAGTTCACCTAATGAGGGGACTCAAATTTACATTTCTATTCCGCTAGGTGGTGATAAGTGCAATGATTAA
- a CDS encoding response regulator — protein sequence MINIMIADDHVLLRQGLKQIIELEEDMKVSYQASDGEEAYNLAKNNSPDVILMDINMPNVNGIKAAKMIKNDNPKNKIMFLTIYNDKEYLMEALKIGVEGYILKDADSDELIKAIRIISNGGVYIHPSLIREIENLEKNECKKDLTDREFEILNLIAEGYSNKEIADKLFLSEKTVKNHVYNIFRKLDVKDRTQAAIYLLKNNSMYNIHT from the coding sequence ATGATTAACATTATGATAGCTGATGACCATGTGCTTTTGCGTCAAGGTCTAAAACAGATAATTGAATTGGAAGAAGACATGAAAGTGTCTTACCAAGCGTCAGATGGAGAAGAAGCCTATAATTTGGCTAAAAATAATTCTCCAGATGTAATTTTGATGGATATAAACATGCCAAATGTAAATGGCATTAAAGCAGCAAAGATGATAAAGAACGATAATCCTAAAAATAAAATAATGTTTTTGACTATCTACAATGACAAAGAATACCTTATGGAGGCATTGAAGATTGGTGTAGAAGGTTACATATTAAAAGATGCTGATTCAGATGAACTTATAAAAGCTATAAGAATCATATCAAATGGAGGCGTTTACATACACCCATCACTTATAAGAGAAATTGAAAATTTAGAGAAAAATGAATGCAAAAAAGATCTTACTGACAGGGAATTTGAAATATTGAATTTAATCGCAGAAGGGTACAGCAACAAGGAGATAGCAGATAAACTTTTCTTAAGTGAGAAGACAGTAAAAAATCATGTGTACAATATATTTAGAAAATTAGATGTAAAAGATAGGACTCAAGCTGCCATATATCTATTAAAAAACAATAGCATGTACAATATACATACATAA